In Flavivirga abyssicola, the following are encoded in one genomic region:
- a CDS encoding RNA polymerase sigma factor, whose product MVKTKLTLISSTEKEIINFLENGDKKAITLLYESYSDSLFGVIKKIISDDDIAQDVLQESFVKIWRYAKKYDSNKAKLFTWLYRIAYNTAIDKVRSLKNKSGKEVQIETSSVYKITSNELNQDVLDIKTHLNTLDEKYQIVINALFFEGMTQQEASDELDIPLGTIKSRLKIGLRELKKIYNP is encoded by the coding sequence ATGGTAAAAACCAAATTAACCTTGATTTCATCTACAGAAAAAGAAATAATTAACTTCCTGGAAAATGGCGATAAAAAAGCCATTACCCTACTTTATGAAAGCTATTCTGATTCACTATTTGGTGTTATAAAAAAGATTATATCAGATGATGATATTGCACAAGACGTGCTGCAAGAAAGTTTTGTAAAAATATGGAGATACGCAAAAAAATACGATTCTAATAAAGCTAAATTGTTTACTTGGCTGTATAGAATTGCTTATAATACTGCCATAGACAAAGTTAGATCTCTAAAAAATAAAAGTGGCAAAGAAGTCCAAATAGAGACCTCATCCGTATATAAAATAACGTCGAATGAATTAAATCAAGACGTTTTAGATATAAAAACCCATCTAAATACGCTTGATGAGAAATATCAAATAGTGATTAATGCGCTCTTTTTTGAGGGCATGACACAACAAGAAGCCAGTGATGAATTAGATATTCCGCTGGGAACTATAAAATCAAGATTAAAAATCGGATTACGTGAATTGAAAAAAATTTACAATCCTTAA
- a CDS encoding anti-sigma factor codes for MNEKITTFLNSGLLEKYLLGETTSVDTEMVESYISKYPEVQNAYNTLQYNLEIVAKSNAVEAPKNILDDILEELDEKPVVNLNTQKKYKSWYKFAVAASIAAFIFAGTSYHFYSQKRKLSQENQIVVEEIFDLRSDIEKNNLMLDNVMRQLLKLNNPETEKYIIKGNERAKDLKTVAYINPKEKTSMIDVVSLPQLPEEQCYQIWADLQGKMVSLGILNEADRQLMSIPYAENALALNITIEPKGGNTIASKENTVAEISLQ; via the coding sequence ATGAATGAGAAAATAACTACTTTTTTAAATTCTGGCCTATTAGAAAAATATCTATTAGGTGAAACTACTTCTGTTGATACTGAAATGGTTGAATCTTATATTTCAAAATACCCAGAAGTACAGAACGCATACAACACATTGCAATACAATTTAGAAATTGTTGCTAAAAGCAATGCTGTTGAAGCCCCTAAAAATATTTTAGATGATATTTTAGAGGAGCTTGATGAAAAACCAGTTGTCAATTTAAATACGCAAAAGAAATACAAATCATGGTATAAATTTGCTGTAGCTGCAAGTATTGCTGCCTTTATTTTTGCTGGTACGTCTTATCATTTCTATTCTCAAAAACGAAAACTGTCACAAGAAAACCAAATAGTGGTTGAGGAAATTTTTGATTTACGAAGTGATATTGAAAAAAACAATCTGATGCTTGATAATGTCATGAGACAATTATTGAAACTTAACAACCCTGAGACTGAAAAATACATCATTAAAGGGAATGAAAGAGCTAAAGATTTAAAAACTGTTGCTTACATAAACCCAAAAGAAAAAACATCCATGATCGATGTTGTTTCATTACCTCAATTACCAGAAGAGCAATGCTACCAGATATGGGCAGACTTGCAAGGTAAAATGGTTAGCTTGGGCATCTTAAATGAAGCCGACAGACAACTTATGTCTATTCCTTATGCTGAAAATGCGCTTGCTTTAAATATTACTATAGAGCCAAAAGGAGGAAACACCATAGCTTCCAAAGAAAATACAGTAGCAGAAATTAGCTTACAGTAA
- the aqpZ gene encoding aquaporin Z codes for MKKLFAEFFGTFWLVFGGCGSAVFAAGYPELGIGFVGVALAFGLTVLTMAYAVGHISGGHFNPAVSFGLWAGGKFEAKNLLGYIVAQLVGAITAAGVLYLIVTNKSDFITVGGFAANGYGDLSPDGYSMTAALIAEFLLTAFFLLIILGSTNDRAPKGFAPIAIGLGLTLIHLISIPITNTSVNPARSTSQALFAEGAFTSQLWLFWVAPIAGAIVAGFIHKALFDKA; via the coding sequence ATGAAAAAATTATTTGCAGAATTTTTTGGAACATTTTGGCTTGTTTTTGGAGGCTGTGGGAGTGCAGTTTTTGCAGCTGGTTACCCAGAATTAGGGATTGGTTTTGTAGGTGTGGCATTGGCATTTGGACTTACTGTGTTAACGATGGCCTATGCTGTAGGGCATATTTCTGGAGGTCATTTTAATCCTGCTGTATCTTTTGGTTTGTGGGCAGGAGGGAAGTTTGAGGCTAAAAATTTACTAGGTTACATTGTGGCCCAATTGGTAGGAGCCATAACAGCGGCAGGAGTATTGTACTTAATAGTAACAAATAAATCTGACTTCATTACCGTTGGAGGTTTTGCTGCTAATGGTTATGGGGATTTATCGCCCGATGGTTATTCTATGACTGCTGCATTAATAGCAGAGTTTTTGCTAACGGCTTTTTTCTTATTAATAATTTTGGGAAGTACCAACGACAGAGCTCCTAAAGGGTTTGCTCCCATAGCTATTGGTTTAGGCTTAACCTTAATACATTTAATAAGTATTCCAATAACCAATACATCGGTTAATCCAGCACGTTCTACAAGTCAGGCATTATTTGCAGAAGGCGCCTTTACATCACAACTTTGGTTGTTTTGGGTGGCTCCAATTGCTGGTGCTATAGTTGCAGGTTTTATCCATAAAGCACTGTTCGATAAAGCGTGA
- a CDS encoding membrane or secreted protein, with protein sequence MKLLLITIILLGLGIAGIAVKIWAKKDGKFAGTCASQNPMLNKDGEACGFCGKTPDQFSDCNEPQHS encoded by the coding sequence ATGAAACTTCTTTTAATAACTATCATTTTATTAGGACTAGGAATTGCAGGAATTGCTGTTAAAATTTGGGCAAAAAAGGACGGTAAATTTGCTGGCACTTGTGCAAGTCAAAACCCAATGCTTAATAAAGATGGAGAAGCTTGTGGTTTTTGTGGAAAAACTCCAGACCAATTTAGCGATTGTAACGAACCTCAACATTCATAA
- a CDS encoding glycosyltransferase — translation MMLLDFIFYAFIAVVIIQALFYIFFFTRFTFLKQEKKTLKNIDVSVIICAKNEAENLQNFLPSIINQNHPNFEIVLINDASNDNTLEIMEQFASQHKNIKIVNVKNNETFWGNKKYALTLGIKASKNEFLLFTDADCKPVSKYWIKNMTSHFSKKKQLVLGYGGYLKIKNSLLNKLIRFETLVTAMHYFSFAKLGIPYMGVGRNLAYTKTMFFKNNGFVNHMKVLSGDDDLFVNQIANKKNTSICFSKNGFTESIPKTTFKDWFKQKRRHVSTAKHYKLKHKILLTLIYSSQLLFWVLATILFITAHHWLIVLALFLFRIIIQYYIFRTPSKKLKENDLLVLLPFLEVFLILIQLTIFINNLISKPNYWK, via the coding sequence ATGATGCTTCTTGATTTTATTTTCTACGCATTCATTGCTGTAGTGATTATTCAAGCACTCTTTTATATTTTTTTCTTTACAAGGTTTACCTTTCTTAAACAAGAAAAAAAAACGCTTAAAAATATTGATGTTTCAGTTATTATTTGTGCAAAAAATGAAGCTGAAAACCTGCAAAACTTTTTACCTTCCATAATTAACCAAAACCACCCAAACTTTGAAATTGTTTTAATTAATGATGCCTCTAATGATAATACATTAGAAATCATGGAACAGTTTGCGAGTCAACACAAAAACATCAAAATTGTAAACGTTAAAAACAACGAAACGTTTTGGGGAAATAAAAAATATGCTTTAACGCTAGGTATTAAAGCTTCAAAAAATGAGTTTCTTTTATTTACAGATGCCGACTGCAAACCTGTTTCTAAATATTGGATTAAAAATATGACTAGCCATTTTAGCAAAAAGAAACAACTTGTTTTAGGTTATGGCGGTTACTTAAAAATTAAAAACTCTTTGCTAAACAAACTCATCCGTTTTGAAACATTAGTAACGGCAATGCACTACTTTTCTTTTGCAAAACTAGGGATACCCTATATGGGAGTTGGTAGAAATTTAGCTTATACAAAAACGATGTTTTTCAAAAACAATGGCTTTGTTAATCATATGAAAGTCCTTTCTGGTGATGATGATTTATTTGTTAATCAAATAGCGAACAAAAAAAATACGTCTATTTGCTTTTCAAAAAATGGTTTTACGGAGTCAATTCCCAAAACCACATTTAAAGATTGGTTTAAACAAAAAAGGCGTCATGTTTCAACAGCAAAACACTATAAATTAAAGCATAAAATTCTACTAACCCTAATTTACAGTTCTCAGTTACTATTTTGGGTTTTAGCAACCATTTTATTTATAACAGCACACCATTGGCTCATTGTTTTAGCTTTATTTTTATTCAGAATTATTATACAATATTATATTTTTAGAACGCCTTCAAAGAAATTAAAAGAAAACGATCTGTTGGTACTACTCCCTTTCTTAGAAGTTTTTTTAATTCTCATTCAATTGACTATCTTTATAAATAATCTTATATCAAAACCTAATTATTGGAAATAA
- a CDS encoding RNA polymerase sigma factor, whose protein sequence is MEINEAIKRAKENDQKAFNYLLDLFWDDVYGFQLKRIQNENDAEDVTIQTFSKAFDKIETFDDDFKFKTWLITISKNIHIDLLRKEKNSIAQVISKNDGDAFQVLDESPSPEDKLITEQHLAKLLRDIKKLKPHYQEVINLRYFQELSYKEITKELDEPINNVKVKLLRAKKLLAEIIRKK, encoded by the coding sequence TTGGAAATAAACGAAGCCATTAAACGCGCAAAAGAAAACGACCAAAAAGCGTTTAATTATTTATTAGACCTTTTTTGGGACGACGTATATGGTTTTCAATTAAAACGCATTCAAAATGAAAACGATGCGGAGGATGTCACTATTCAAACGTTCTCTAAAGCATTCGATAAAATTGAAACCTTTGATGACGATTTCAAATTTAAAACATGGCTAATTACCATCTCAAAAAATATACATATAGATTTACTTCGGAAAGAAAAAAATTCTATAGCCCAAGTAATATCTAAAAATGATGGTGATGCTTTTCAAGTCTTAGATGAATCTCCCTCTCCTGAGGATAAATTAATAACCGAGCAACATTTAGCAAAACTGCTTCGTGATATCAAAAAACTGAAACCTCATTATCAAGAAGTTATAAATTTGCGTTACTTTCAGGAATTAAGTTATAAAGAAATCACCAAAGAATTAGACGAGCCTATAAATAATGTCAAAGTAAAACTACTCCGCGCTAAAAAACTGCTTGCAGAAATTATTCGAAAAAAATAG
- a CDS encoding Nramp family divalent metal transporter, with amino-acid sequence MIAKLKNLGPGLLFAGAAIGVSHLVQSTRAGADFGLGLLWALLLVNIFKYPFFQFAPRYAAATGESLLDGYNKLGKGVLGVYYVLNIATMFTIQTAVTIVTAGLASSLFGNFGTIEFDNGVIINSTKIWTIIITSICLLLLLFGKYKLLDKLMKIIIITLTISTMIAVSMALKSSDPLSFKQVFPNDSLEIVFLITFMGWMPAPLDVSVWHSLWAIEKKKNIEAYNPKSALFDFNIGYISTIVLGIGFLLLGALVMFNSQETFSNSAGTFANQLISMYKTSLGNWSWAYIIIGIAAFTTMFSTTLTTLDASPRVMTKATQLLFNKTSKLNYKFWIFLLATGTIIIFLFFASEMGFLIKVATILSFITAPFYAIINYRLISSKHTPKNWQPSKQLHILSWLGIAFLIGFSIWYLTTL; translated from the coding sequence ATGATTGCTAAACTCAAAAACTTAGGTCCAGGCTTATTATTTGCTGGTGCTGCTATTGGTGTATCACACTTGGTACAATCTACTCGTGCTGGTGCCGATTTTGGTTTAGGGTTACTTTGGGCGTTACTTTTAGTGAATATATTTAAATATCCGTTTTTTCAATTTGCTCCCCGTTATGCTGCTGCAACAGGAGAAAGTCTATTAGATGGTTATAACAAATTAGGAAAAGGTGTTTTGGGTGTCTATTATGTATTAAATATAGCAACTATGTTTACCATACAAACAGCTGTAACAATAGTAACTGCTGGCTTAGCCTCTTCTCTTTTTGGAAATTTCGGAACAATTGAATTTGATAATGGTGTCATTATAAATAGCACAAAAATCTGGACTATAATTATAACATCTATTTGCTTATTATTACTGTTATTTGGTAAGTATAAGCTCTTGGATAAACTAATGAAGATCATTATAATTACTTTAACTATTAGCACTATGATCGCTGTGAGTATGGCTCTAAAAAGCTCTGATCCTCTTTCCTTTAAACAAGTATTCCCTAATGATAGTCTAGAAATTGTTTTTTTAATTACGTTTATGGGCTGGATGCCAGCACCATTAGATGTTTCGGTTTGGCACTCACTTTGGGCCATTGAAAAGAAAAAAAACATTGAAGCTTATAATCCTAAATCTGCTTTATTCGATTTCAATATAGGATATATAAGTACCATCGTATTGGGTATTGGATTCTTATTATTAGGTGCACTAGTCATGTTTAATAGCCAAGAAACTTTTAGTAATTCAGCTGGAACGTTTGCCAACCAATTAATAAGCATGTACAAAACCAGTCTGGGTAATTGGAGTTGGGCCTATATTATAATTGGCATTGCTGCATTTACAACCATGTTTAGCACCACTTTAACAACTTTAGACGCATCCCCAAGAGTCATGACTAAAGCAACACAATTGCTTTTTAATAAAACCTCTAAACTAAACTATAAGTTTTGGATATTCTTACTTGCAACAGGCACAATTATTATCTTTCTATTTTTTGCATCAGAAATGGGCTTCCTTATTAAGGTGGCCACTATTTTATCCTTTATCACAGCTCCTTTTTACGCTATTATCAATTATCGTCTCATTTCCAGCAAGCACACGCCCAAAAATTGGCAACCATCAAAACAACTTCACATTTTAAGCTGGTTGGGAATTGCTTTTTTAATCGGATTTAGTATCTGGTACCTCACAACTTTATAG
- the lipA gene encoding lipoyl synthase gives MNTETASNILPERQAKPKWLRVKLPTGKKYTELRGLVDKYKLNTICTSGSCPNMGECWGEGTATFMILGNVCTRSCGFCGVKTGRPETVDWDEPEKVARSIKIMNIKHAVLTSVDRDDLKDMGSIMWSETVKAVRRMNTETTLETLIPDFQGIEKHLDRIIDVAPEVVSHNIETVRRLTREVRIQAQYDRSMGVLKYLKQQGQRRTKSGIMLGLGETREEVIATLHDLKENDVDVVTIGQYLQPSKKHLPVKQFINPDQFKEYEEIGLELGFRHVESSALVRSSYRAQKHIN, from the coding sequence ATGAATACAGAAACGGCTTCAAATATATTACCAGAACGACAAGCAAAACCAAAATGGCTACGTGTTAAGCTTCCAACGGGTAAAAAATATACTGAACTTAGAGGTTTAGTAGATAAATACAAATTAAATACTATTTGTACTTCTGGTAGCTGTCCTAATATGGGAGAATGCTGGGGAGAAGGTACTGCAACGTTTATGATATTAGGAAATGTTTGCACACGTTCTTGTGGTTTTTGTGGTGTAAAAACCGGAAGGCCAGAAACTGTAGATTGGGACGAACCTGAAAAAGTAGCTAGATCTATTAAAATCATGAACATAAAACATGCGGTTTTAACTAGTGTTGATAGGGATGATTTAAAAGATATGGGAAGTATTATGTGGTCTGAAACCGTTAAAGCGGTACGTAGAATGAATACCGAAACAACACTGGAAACTTTAATCCCAGATTTTCAAGGTATTGAAAAGCATTTAGACAGGATTATAGATGTCGCACCAGAAGTTGTGTCACATAATATTGAAACCGTTAGACGCTTAACTCGCGAAGTTCGCATACAAGCTCAATATGACAGAAGTATGGGGGTTTTAAAATATTTAAAACAACAAGGGCAAAGACGCACAAAATCTGGTATTATGCTTGGTTTGGGTGAAACCAGAGAAGAAGTTATTGCTACGCTTCATGACCTTAAAGAAAATGATGTTGATGTGGTTACTATCGGACAATACCTGCAACCTAGTAAAAAACATTTACCAGTAAAACAGTTTATAAATCCTGATCAATTTAAAGAATACGAAGAAATAGGACTTGAATTGGGTTTTCGTCACGTAGAAAGTAGTGCTTTGGTAAGGTCTTCTTACAGAGCGCAAAAACACATAAACTAA
- the gap gene encoding type I glyceraldehyde-3-phosphate dehydrogenase, whose translation MISVAINGFGRIGRRVFRLLQDYKNIKVVAINDLADTKTLSHLLKYDSVHGLFNGTVSYDDNDIIINEEKIPLLNNNHPKTTNWTPYDVDFVIEATGKFKTTSELQNHINNGAKCVILSVPPTEDTIKTIVLGVNDCSIDGSETIISNASCTTNNAAPMIDIINKLCGIDQAYITTVHSYTTDQSLHDQPHRDLRRARAASQSIVPTTTGAAKALTKIFPDLSDVIGGCGIRVPVINGSLTDITFNVKKSVSIKDINNAFKEASQKEYKGILEYTEDPIVSIDIVGNTHSCIFDSGMTSVIGNMVKIIGWYDNESGYSKRIIDLICNLSEKRCILSIK comes from the coding sequence ATGATTAGTGTTGCAATCAATGGCTTTGGTAGAATTGGTAGGCGCGTTTTTAGATTACTTCAAGATTACAAAAACATAAAAGTTGTTGCTATTAATGATTTAGCAGATACTAAAACGTTAAGCCACCTCCTTAAATATGATAGTGTACATGGGTTATTTAATGGCACGGTATCTTACGACGATAACGACATCATTATTAATGAAGAAAAAATACCTTTATTAAACAATAATCATCCAAAAACCACAAATTGGACGCCATATGATGTAGATTTTGTTATTGAAGCTACAGGGAAATTTAAAACCACTTCAGAACTTCAAAACCATATAAATAATGGTGCAAAATGTGTTATTTTAAGTGTCCCGCCTACTGAAGACACAATAAAGACAATTGTTCTTGGTGTTAATGATTGTAGTATAGATGGTTCTGAAACCATAATTTCTAATGCGTCGTGTACTACAAACAATGCGGCACCCATGATTGATATTATAAATAAACTTTGTGGTATTGATCAAGCCTATATAACAACAGTACATTCTTATACAACCGATCAAAGTTTACATGATCAACCGCATCGCGATTTACGCCGTGCTAGAGCAGCCAGTCAATCCATAGTACCTACTACTACTGGAGCTGCAAAAGCACTAACCAAAATATTTCCTGATTTATCAGATGTTATAGGAGGTTGTGGCATACGAGTTCCTGTAATAAATGGCTCTTTAACAGATATTACTTTTAATGTAAAGAAAAGTGTATCAATCAAGGATATAAATAACGCCTTTAAAGAGGCGTCTCAGAAAGAATATAAAGGCATCTTAGAATATACTGAAGATCCAATTGTATCTATAGATATTGTCGGAAACACACATTCTTGTATTTTTGATTCAGGTATGACATCCGTAATTGGAAACATGGTAAAAATAATTGGATGGTACGATAATGAAAGTGGCTATTCCAAGCGAATAATTGATTTAATATGCAATTTATCGGAAAAAAGATGTATTTTATCGATAAAATAA
- a CDS encoding ATP-binding protein gives MLFSLSVSSQKTIDEDPEIQQNNINYRIEQAQVELEKYNYYDAQKHLDEALKLAEKSDNKRSIGIIYAIKGKLQLIIEEEDNAIKSLNKAIEMQRIINDNKNLGKSYKIFGDVYLTKKDYYQALDSYKAAKSKFQEEGLNEDLAEVLLCEGKTYMSLKNYGKARDIIEQALAQARKGDYKKTQSDALINHGTIYNKLGDFEKALTFANEGLEIAKENNFKNILSKGFLVVSNIYKAVQDFRRSREYLFKHLKLSDSIRTLTRVNSSKDQETQYLLNEANEKINEAQLNLEKAEDDKNLGTLISILSVALITILSLLTLSLYKNNNIRLKTNNMLHKKNGELIIAKEKAELASKTKANFLSTVTHELRTPLYAVTGLSNMLLDENPRPEQIQHLKSLKFSGDYLLTFINDILQINKIEANKVDIEPESFNLKKKINNIVLALNNSAQDNNIKIHFEYDSDLPENFIADQLKISQILINLIGNSIKFTKDGDIWIRVYKIEEKSNVYTLRFEVEDNGIGISQEKQDNMFESFSQGSIQINRKYGGTGLGLSIVKGLIDILKGKIYVRSELEKGTTFYFEIPLEYTSVEETKENKLAYFDGDVSELDLTNVKILVVEDNKINQMITKKILTKMSLKCDIVDNGEEAVEMIKANKYDIILMDIHMPGISGMEATKRVRAFDKELTIFALTAVTIEDKMHEFDEAGFTDIIPKPFKQEEFEKKLYNALATNNDQSATA, from the coding sequence ATGTTATTTAGTTTGAGTGTTTCATCTCAAAAAACAATAGATGAAGATCCTGAAATCCAGCAAAATAACATCAACTACCGCATTGAGCAAGCTCAGGTAGAATTGGAGAAATATAACTATTACGATGCCCAAAAACATCTGGATGAAGCTTTAAAATTAGCTGAAAAATCAGATAATAAAAGAAGCATTGGGATTATTTATGCCATTAAGGGGAAGCTACAACTTATTATCGAGGAAGAAGACAATGCTATAAAATCGCTTAACAAGGCGATTGAAATGCAAAGAATTATTAATGATAACAAAAACCTTGGTAAATCTTATAAAATTTTTGGAGATGTTTATTTAACAAAAAAGGACTATTACCAGGCACTTGACTCTTACAAAGCAGCAAAATCAAAATTTCAAGAAGAAGGATTAAATGAAGATTTGGCCGAAGTGCTTTTATGTGAAGGTAAAACCTATATGTCTTTAAAAAATTACGGCAAAGCAAGAGACATTATTGAGCAAGCTTTGGCACAAGCAAGAAAAGGTGATTACAAAAAAACCCAAAGTGATGCCCTGATTAATCACGGTACGATTTATAATAAATTAGGTGATTTTGAAAAAGCCTTAACCTTTGCTAATGAAGGTTTAGAAATAGCTAAAGAGAATAATTTCAAAAATATACTCAGTAAAGGCTTCCTTGTTGTTAGTAATATTTATAAAGCTGTTCAGGATTTTAGACGTTCCAGAGAATATTTATTCAAACATTTAAAGCTTTCTGATTCTATAAGAACCTTAACACGAGTAAACTCCTCAAAAGATCAGGAAACACAATACTTGTTAAACGAAGCTAACGAAAAGATTAATGAAGCTCAATTGAATTTGGAAAAAGCAGAAGATGATAAAAATTTAGGAACTTTAATTTCTATTTTAAGTGTGGCATTAATCACCATTTTGTCTCTATTAACTTTATCACTTTACAAAAACAATAACATTAGACTTAAAACCAATAATATGCTTCATAAAAAGAATGGAGAACTTATTATTGCTAAGGAAAAAGCCGAATTAGCATCAAAAACCAAGGCTAATTTCTTGTCTACCGTAACGCACGAGTTGCGTACGCCTCTTTATGCTGTTACCGGATTAAGTAACATGCTATTGGACGAAAATCCAAGGCCCGAACAAATTCAGCATTTAAAGTCGTTAAAATTCTCTGGAGATTATCTTTTAACATTTATTAATGATATCCTTCAAATAAATAAAATTGAAGCAAATAAAGTTGATATAGAACCCGAATCATTCAACTTAAAAAAGAAAATAAATAACATTGTTTTAGCGCTTAACAACTCTGCTCAAGATAATAATATTAAAATTCATTTTGAGTATGACTCTGATTTACCAGAGAATTTTATAGCAGATCAATTAAAAATTTCTCAGATTCTTATTAATTTGATTGGTAACTCTATCAAATTCACTAAAGATGGCGATATATGGATTAGAGTCTATAAAATAGAAGAAAAAAGTAATGTTTATACCCTACGTTTTGAAGTAGAAGATAATGGTATTGGTATTAGTCAGGAAAAACAAGACAATATGTTTGAGAGTTTTTCACAAGGCTCTATTCAAATAAACCGTAAATATGGAGGTACAGGTTTAGGTCTTTCTATTGTAAAAGGATTAATAGACATCTTAAAAGGAAAAATTTACGTAAGAAGTGAATTAGAAAAAGGGACTACATTTTACTTTGAAATACCTCTTGAGTACACTTCTGTAGAAGAAACCAAAGAAAATAAATTAGCTTATTTTGATGGCGATGTAAGTGAATTGGATTTGACAAATGTTAAAATTTTAGTTGTTGAAGACAATAAAATCAATCAAATGATTACTAAAAAGATTCTTACTAAAATGAGTCTTAAATGTGATATCGTTGATAATGGTGAAGAAGCTGTTGAAATGATTAAAGCTAACAAGTACGACATTATCTTAATGGATATACATATGCCTGGTATAAGTGGAATGGAAGCAACCAAAAGGGTTCGAGCTTTCGATAAAGAATTAACCATTTTTGCTTTAACAGCTGTTACCATTGAAGACAAAATGCATGAATTTGATGAAGCTGGATTTACCGATATCATTCCAAAACCATTCAAACAGGAAGAATTCGAGAAAAAGCTTTACAATGCCTTGGCAACGAATAACGATCAATCTGCTACAGCTTAG
- the lpxK gene encoding tetraacyldisaccharide 4'-kinase translates to MIFLRYILYPIVPIYYLVTWLRNKLYDLGVKKSISHKIPVICVGNLSVGGTGKTPMIEYLIHLLKDDYLVATLSRGYKRKTKGFQLANKDATAESIGDEPFQFYNKFKKNILVAVDADRNNGIKQLQLIDNLPGVILLDDAFQHRKVKAGFNILLTTYNNPYFKDIVLPTGNLREPRNGSKRANIIMVTKCPKDLSDAEKNIILQKINPETNQHVFFSSISYSNSVISSNTNKPIDDLNNFTLVTGIANASPLVSFLKEKGLKFDHLNFKDHHEFSEQDILELNKRDLIVTTEKDFMRLKQYESLRDKLFYLPISTVINDEVKINKLIKDFLKTKL, encoded by the coding sequence ATGATTTTTTTACGTTACATTTTGTATCCAATAGTTCCTATTTACTATTTAGTAACATGGCTAAGGAATAAGTTATATGATTTAGGAGTTAAAAAATCTATATCCCATAAAATCCCTGTAATTTGTGTTGGTAATTTAAGTGTTGGTGGCACAGGAAAAACACCTATGATTGAATATTTAATTCATCTTTTAAAAGATGATTATCTAGTGGCTACTTTAAGTCGGGGTTATAAGCGAAAAACTAAAGGTTTTCAATTGGCAAATAAAGACGCTACAGCAGAATCGATTGGAGATGAGCCTTTTCAGTTTTATAATAAGTTTAAAAAAAATATTCTTGTAGCTGTTGATGCCGATAGAAATAATGGGATTAAACAATTGCAATTAATTGATAATCTGCCAGGGGTTATTTTACTTGATGATGCATTTCAGCACAGAAAGGTCAAAGCTGGATTTAATATTTTACTGACTACTTATAACAATCCATATTTTAAGGACATTGTTTTGCCTACAGGCAATTTACGAGAACCTAGGAATGGTAGTAAACGAGCTAACATTATAATGGTTACTAAATGCCCTAAAGATTTAAGTGATGCTGAAAAGAATATTATTTTACAAAAAATAAACCCAGAAACTAATCAACATGTGTTTTTTAGTTCAATTAGCTATTCAAATAGTGTTATTTCCAGTAACACAAATAAACCCATTGATGATTTGAATAATTTTACTTTGGTTACTGGTATTGCTAATGCGTCTCCTTTGGTCAGCTTTTTAAAAGAGAAAGGTTTAAAGTTTGACCATTTAAATTTTAAAGATCATCATGAATTTTCAGAACAAGATATTCTTGAACTTAACAAAAGAGATTTAATAGTGACTACAGAAAAGGATTTTATGCGTTTAAAGCAATACGAATCCTTAAGAGATAAATTGTTTTATTTACCAATTAGCACCGTGATTAATGATGAGGTGAAAATAAATAAATTGATAAAAGATTTTTTAAAAACTAAGCTGTAG